The following are from one region of the Quercus robur chromosome 1, dhQueRobu3.1, whole genome shotgun sequence genome:
- the LOC126692236 gene encoding uncharacterized protein LOC126692236 has protein sequence MAVHSRDEALMCKVFPSSLGPVAMRWFDNLRADSISSFKELTEAFGSRFITCNRVPRPLSSLLSLSMREGETLKMYLDRYWEMYNKIDGDFENIAISTFKVGLLTEHGLRKSLTGKPVTSVRQLMDRINKYKKVEEDQQQGKWKDKVIPQEMRDFKSD, from the coding sequence ATGGCTGTCCATTCCAGAGACGAAGCCctgatgtgcaaggttttcCCATCCAGTTTAGGACCTGTagcgatgagatggttcgacAATCTAAGGGCAGATTCCATAAGCTCCTTTAAGGAGCTCACCGAGGCGTTTGGTTCTCGATTCATCACTTGCAACAGAGTTCCTCGGCCCCTATCTTCCCTACTATCCTTAAGTATGCGAGAGGGAGAGACCCTGAAAATGTACTTGGATAGATACTGGGAGATGTACAATAAAATAGACGGTGACTTTGAAAACATAGCCATCAGTACATTCAAAGTCGGCCTCCTAACCGAGCACGGCTTAAGGAAGTCTTTGACGGGGAAGCCTGTCACCAGTGTGCGCCAGCTTATGGACAGGATCAACAAGTACAAGAAGGTTGAGGAAGACCAGCAGCAAGGGAAATGGAAGGataaggttatccctcaagagatgagggatttcaAGTCGGACTGA